A segment of the Streptomyces sp. Tu 2975 genome:
CCTCGAGGCCAGCAAGGCCTTCTGGGGCAAGCTGGGCTACTCCTTCAACCCGCAGTTCAGCGACGAGTCCGGGGCCTGCCTGGTCTTCAGCGACACCGTCTTCGCGATGCTGCTGACCGAGGCGCGCTTCAAGGACTTCACCAAGAAGGACATCGCCGACGCCGCCACCAGCACGGAGGTCATCCTCGCGCTGAGCGCCGACAGCCGGGAGAAGGTCGACGAGCTCGTGGACGCCGCCCTTGCCGCCGGCGGCTCGCCGTCCAACGACCCTCAGGAC
Coding sequences within it:
- a CDS encoding VOC family protein; the protein is MAQMIFVNLPVKDLEASKAFWGKLGYSFNPQFSDESGACLVFSDTVFAMLLTEARFKDFTKKDIADAATSTEVILALSADSREKVDELVDAALAAGGSPSNDPQDYGFMYGRSFQDPDHHLWEVVWMDVEAMQEATAEGE